In a single window of the Mesoplodon densirostris isolate mMesDen1 chromosome 18, mMesDen1 primary haplotype, whole genome shotgun sequence genome:
- the CHD3 gene encoding chromodomain-helicase-DNA-binding protein 3 isoform X12 yields the protein MVVSEEEEEEEEEGDEEEEEVEAADEDYEEDDDEGVLGRGPGHDRGRDRHSPPGCHLFPPPPPPPLPPPPPPPPPPPDKDDIRLLPSALGVKKRKRGPKKQKENKPGKPRKRKKLDSEEEFGSERDEYREKSESGGSEYGTGPGRKRRRKHREKKEKKTKRRKKGEGDGGQKVEQKSSATLLLTWGLEDVEHVFSEEDYHTLTNYKAFSQFMRPLIAKKNPKIPMSKMMTILGAKWREFSANNPFKGSAAAVAAAAAAAAAAVAEQVSAAVSSATPMAPSGPPALPPPPAADIQPPPIRRAKTKEGKGPGHKRRSKSPRVPDGRKKLRGKKMAPLKIKLGLLGSKRKKGGSYVFQSDEGPEPEAEESDLDSGSVHSASGRPDGPVRTKKLKRGRPGRKKKKVLGCPAVAGEEEVDGYETDHQDYCEVCQQGGEIILCDTCPRAYHLVCLDPELDRAPEGKWSCPHCEKEGVQWEAKEEEEDYEEEGEEEGEKEEEDDHMEYCRVCKDGGELLCCDACISSYHIHCLNPPLPDIPNGEWLCPRCTCPVLKGRVQKILHWRWGEPPVAVPAPQQADGNPDAPPARPLQGRSEREFFVKWVGLSYWHCSWAKELQLEIFHLVMYRNYQRKNDMDEPPPLDYGSGEDDGKSDKRKVKDPHYAEMEEKYYRFGIKPEWMTVHRIINHSVDKKGNYHYLVKWRDLPYDQSTWEEDEMNIPEYEDHKQSYWRHRELIMGEDPAQPRKYKKKKKELQGDGPPSSPTNDPTVKYETQPRFITATGGTLHMYQLEGLNWLRFSWAQGTDTILADEMGLGKTIQTIVFLYSLYKEGHTKGPFLVSAPLSTIINWEREFQMWAPKFYVVTYTGDKDSRAIIRENEFSFEDNAIKGGKKAFKMKREAQVKFHVLLTSYELITIDQAALGSIRWACLVVDEAHRLKNNQSKFFRVLNGYKIDHKLLLTGTPLQNNLEELFHLLNFLTPERFNNLEGFLEEFADISKEDQIKKLHDLLGPHMLRRLKADVFKNMPAKTELIVRVELSPMQKKYYKYILTRNFEALNSRGGGNQVSLLNIMMDLKKCCNHPYLFPVAAMESPKLPSGAYEGGALIKASGKLMLLQKMLRKLKEQGHRVLIFSQMTKMLDLLEDFLDYEGYKYERIDGGITGALRQEAIDRFNAPGAQQFCFLLSTRAGGLGINLATADTVIIFDSDWNPHNDIQAFSRAHRIGQANKVMIYRFVTRASVEERITQVAKRKMMLTHLVVRPGLGSKAGSMSKQELDDILKFGTEELFKDENEGENKEEDSSVIHYDNEAIARLLDRNQDATEDTDVQNMNEYLSSFKVAQYVVREEDKIEEIEREIIKQEENVDPDYWEKLLRHHYEQQQEDLARNLGKGKRVRKQVNYNDAAQEDQDNQSEYSVGSEEEDEDFDERPEGRRQSKRQLRNEKDKPLPPLLARVGGNIEVLGFNTRQRKAFLNAVMRWGMPPQDAFTTQWLVRDLRGKTEKEFKAYVSLFMRHLCEPGADGSETFADGVPREGLSRQQVLTRIGVMSLVKKKVQEFEHINGRWSMPELMPDPSADSKRSSRASSPTKTSPTTPEASAANSPCTSKPATPAPSEKGDGMRTPLEKDEAENQEEKPEKNSKIGEKMETEADTPSPAPSPGERLEPRKIPLEDELPGVPGEMEPEPGYRGDREKSATESTPGERGEEKPMDGQEHRERPEGETGDLGKRAEDVKGDRELRPGPPRDEPRSNGRREEKAEKPRFMFNIADGGFTELHTLWQNEERAAISSGKLNEIWHRRHDYWLLAGIVLHGYARWQDIQNDAQFAIINEPFKTEANKGNFLEMKNKFLARRFKLLEQALVIEEQLRRAAYLNLSQEPAHPAMALHARFAEAECLAESHQHLSKESLAGNKPANAVLHKVLNQLEELLSDMKADVTRLPATLSRIPPIAARLQMSERSILSRLASKGTEPHPTPAFPPGPYATPPGYGAAFSAAPVGALAAAGANYSQMPAGSFITAATNGPPVLVKKEKEMVGALVSDGLDRKEPRAGEVICIDD from the exons atggtggtgtcggaggaggaagaagaggaggaagaagagggcgacgaggaggaggaggaggtggaggcggCCGACGAGGACTACGAGGAGGACGACGACGAGGGAGTACTCGGGCGCGGGCCGGGCCACGACCGGGGCCGCGACCGCCACAGCCCCCCCGGCTGCCACCTCttcccgccaccgccgccgccgccgctgcccccgccgccgccgccgccgcccccgccgccag ATAAGGATGACATTCGGCTGCTGCCTTCAGCACTGGgtgtgaagaagagaaaaagaggaccCAAGAAGCAGAAGGAGAACAAGCCAGGAAAACCCCGAAAACGCAAGAAGCTT GACAGCGAGGAGGAATTTGGCTCCGAGCGAGATGAGTACCGGGAGAAGTCAGAGAGTGGAGGCAGTGAATATGGAACTGGACCAGGTCGGAAACGGAGACGGAagcacagagaaaaaaaggagaagaagacgAAGCGGCGGAAAaaaggggagggagatggggggcAAAAG GTGGAGCAGAAGTCGTCGGCAACTCTGCTTCTGACCTGGGGCCTGGAGGACGTGGAACATGTGTTCTCTGAGGAGGATTACCACACACTCACCAACTACAAAGCCTTTAGCCAGTTCATGAG GCCCCTGATCGCTAAGAAGAATCCTAAGATCCCAATGTCCAAGATGATGACCATCCTTGGGGCCAAGTGGAGAGAGTTCAGCGCCAACAACCCCTTCAAGGGATCGGCAGCTgctgtggcggcggcggcggcagcggcggccgcAGCTGTAGCTGAGCAGGTGTCAGCTGCTGTCTCATCGGCCACCCCCATGGCACCGTCCGGACCCCCCGCCCTTCCACCACCCCCTGCTGCTGATatccagcccccacccatccgaAGAGCCAAAACCAAAGAGGGCAAAG GTCCAGGCCACAAGAGGCGGAGTAAGAGTCCCCGAGTGCCTGATGGACGCAAGAAGCTTCGGGGAAAGAAGATGGCACCACTCAAAATCAAACTAGGGCTGCTGGGTAgcaagaggaagaagggaggctCG TATGTTTTCCAGAGTGACGAGGGCCCTGAACCAGAGGCTGAGGAGTCAGACCTGGACAGTGGCAGTGTCCACAGTGCCTCAGGCCGCCCTGATGGCCCTGTCCGCACCAAGAAACTAAAGAGAGGCCGgccaggaaggaagaagaagaagg TCCTGGGCTGTCCTGCAGTGGCCGGGGAGGAGGAGGTTGATGGCTACGAGACGGATCACCAGGATTACTGTGAGGTGTGCCAGCAGGGTGGGGAAATTATTCTGTGTGACACCTGCCCTCGTGCCTACCACCTCGTCTGCCTTGATCCTGAGCTTGACCGGGCTCCTGAGGGCAAATGGAGCTGCCCCCACTGT GAGAAGGAGGGGGTACAGTGGGAggccaaggaggaggaggaagactatgaagaggagggggaagaggagggggagaaggaggaagaggacgaCCACATGGAGTACTGCCGTGTGTGCAAGGATGGCGGGGAGCTCCTGTGCTGTGACGCCTGCATCTCCTCCTACCACATTCACTGTCTGAACCCCCCGCTGCCTGACATCCCCAACGGCGAGTGGCTGTGTCCCCGATGCACA TGTCCCGTGCTGAAAGGCCGTGTGCAGAAGATCCTGCACTGGCGGTGGGGGGAGCCCCCCGTGGCAGTGCCAGCCCCCCAGCAGGCAGACGGGAATCCGGATGCCCCACCTGCACGTCCTCTTCAAGGCAGATCGGAGAGAGAGTTCTTTGTCAAGTGGGTAGGACTGTCCTACTGGCACTGCTCCTGGGCCAAGGAGCTTCAG CTGGAAATTTTCCACTTGGTAATGTACCGAAACTACCAACGGAAGAATGACATGGACGAGCCCCCACCCCTCGACTACGGCTCTGGTGAGGATGATGGGAAGAGCGACAAACGCAAGGTGAAGGACCCGCACTATGCCGAGATGGAGGAGAAGTACTATCGTTTCGGCATCAAGCCGGAGTGGATGACCGTCCACCGGATCATCAACCACAG TGTGGATAAGAAGGGAAATTACCACTATCTAGTGAAATGGAGGGACTTGCCTTATGACCAGTCCACGTGGGAGGAAGATGAAATGAACATCCCTGAATATGAAGACCATAAACAAAGCTACTGGAGACACCG AGAACTAATTATGGGGGAGGACCCCGCCCAGCCCCGCAagtataagaagaagaagaaggagctgCAGGGTGATGGGCCTCCCAGCTCTCCTACTAATGAT CCCACAGTGAAATACGAGACTCAGCCACGGTTCATCACGGCCACTGGAGGCACGCTGCACATGTATCAGCTGGAGGGGTTGAACTGGCTACGCTTCTCGTGGGCCCAGGGCACTGACACCATTCTGGCTGACGAGATGGGACTGGGCAAGACCATACAAACCATCGTCTTCCTCTACTCACTGTATAAGGAG GGCCACACAAAGGGTCCCTTCCTGGTGAGCGCCCCGCTCTCCACCATCATTAACTGGGAGCGGGAGTTCCAGATGTGGGCACCCAAGTTCTATGTGGTGACATACACGGGTGACAAGGACAGCCGAGCCATCATTCGTGAGAATGAGTTTTCCTTTGAAGACAATGCCATCAAAGGTGGCAAGAAAGCTTTTAAGATGAAG AGGGAGGCGCAGGTGAAGTTCCATGTTCTCCTGACATCATACGAGCTGATCACCATTGATCAGGCCGCTCTTGGCTCCATCCGCTGGGCCTGTCTCGTGGTGGATGAGGCCCATCGGCTCAAGAACAACCAGTCCAAG TTTTTCAGGGTCCTCAATGGCTACAAGATAGATCATAAGTTGCTGCTGACAGGGACTCCGCTGCAGAATAACCTGGAGGAGCTCTTCCATCTTCTGAACTTCCTCACCCCAGAGAGGTTTAA CAatctggaaggcttcctggaggagtttGCCGACATATCCAAAGAAGACCAGATTAAGAAACTTCATGACTTGCTGGGGCCACATATGCTGAGGAGGCTCAAGGCTGATGTCTTTAAGAATATGCCGGCCAAGACAGAGCTCATCGTCCGCGTGGAGCTGAGCCCCATGCAGAA GAAATACTACAAGTATATCCTGACCCGAAATTTTGAGGCCTTGAATTCACGAGGAGGTGGGAACCAAGTGTCATTGCTTAACATCATGATGGATCTTAAGAAGTGCTGCAACCATCCATATCTCTTTCCTGTGGCTGCTATG GAGTCCCCCAAACTTCCCAGTGGGGCATATGAGGGTGGGGCACTTATTAAGGCATCTGGGAAGCTCATGCTGCTGCAGAAGATGCTGCGGAAGCTGAAGGAGCAAGGACACAGAGTGCTCATCTTCTCGCAG ATGACCAAAATGTTAGACTTGCTAGAGGACTTCTTAGACTACGAAGGCTACAAGTATGAGCGCATTGACGGCGGCATCACTGGTGCCCTGAGGCAGGAGGCCATCGATCGCTTCAATG CTCCTGGGGCCCAACAGTTCTGCTTCCTCCTGTCCACCCGGGCTGGAGGCCTGGGCATCAACCTGGCAACTGCCGACACTGTCATCATCTTTGATTCAGACTGGAACCCCCATAATGATATCCAG GCCTTCAGCCGTGCTCATCGGATCGGCCAGGCCAACAAAGTGATGATTTACCGGTTTGTGACTCGCGCATCAGTGGAAGAGCGAATCACACAGGTGGCCAAGAGAAAGATGATGCTGACGCATCTGGTGGTGCGGCCTGGGCTGGGCTCCAAGGCGGGCTCCATGTCCAAGCAGGAGCTGGATGACATCCTCAAATTTGGCACCGAGGAGCTATTTAAGGATGAAAATGAGG GGGAGAACAAGGAGGAGGACAGCAGTGTGATTCACTATGACAACGAGGCCATCGCTCGGCTCCTGGACCGGAACCAGGATGCAACTGAGGACACGGATGTGCAGAACATGAATGAGTATCTCAGCTCCTTCAAGGTGGCCCAGTACGTGGTGAGGGAAGAGGACAAG ATTGAGGAAATTGAGCGAGAGATCATCAAGCAGGAGGAGAATGTGGATCCTGACTACTGGGAGAAGCTGCTGAGACACCACTACGAGCAGCAGCAGGAAGACCTGGCCCGCAACCTCGGCAAAGGCAAGAGGGTCCGCAAGCAGGTGAACTACAACGATGCTGCTCAGGAGGACCAAG ATAACCAGTCAGAATACTCAGTGGGAtcagaggaggaggatgaagactTTGATGAGCGTCCTGAAG GGCGTCGACAGTCCAAGAGGCAGCTCCGGAACGAGAAGGATAAGCCGCTGCCTCCACTGCTGGCTCGAGTTGGGGGCAACATTGAG GTGTTGGGATTCAACACCCGTCAGCGGAAGGCCTTCCTCAACGCTGTGATGCGCTGGGGCATGCCCCCACAGGACGCCTTCACCACCCAGTGGCTGGTGCGGGACCTCAGGGGCAAGACTGAGAAAGAGTTCAA GGCCTATGTGTCTTTGTTCATGCGCCATCTCTGTGAGCCCGGGGCAGACGGCTCTGAAACCTTTGCTGACGGGGTCCCTCGGGAGGGACTGAGTCGCCAGCAAGTGTTGACCCGCATTGGAGTCATGTCTCTCGTCAAGAAGAAG GTTCAGGAGTTTGAGCACATCAATGGGCGCTGGTCTATGCCGGAGCTGATGCCCGACCCCAGTGCTGACTCCAAGCGCTCCTCCAGAGCCTCCTCTCCTACCAAAACGTCTCCCACCACTCCTGAGGCTTCTGCTGCAAACAGTCCTTGCACCTCAAAACCTG CTACTCCAGCTCCCAGTGAGAAAGGAGATGGCATGAGGACACCTCTGGAGAAGGATGAAGCAGAAAACCAGGAGGAGAAGCCGGAGAAGAATAGCAAAATTGGGGAGAAGATGGAAACAGAG GCTGatacccccagcccagccccatcaCCTGGGGAGCGGCTGGAGCCAAGGAAGATTCCTCTAGAGGATGAGTTGCCAGGGGTACCTGGAGAGATGGAGCCTGAACCTGGGTACCGTGGGGACAGAGAGAAGTCAG CCACGGAGTCGACgccaggagagaggggagaggagaagccGATGGATGGACAGGAACACAGGGAGAGGCCGGAGGGGGAGACGGGGGATTTGGGCAAGAGAG CAGAAGACGTAAAAGGGGACCGGGAGCTTCGACCTGGGCCTCCTCGAGACGAGCCGCGGTCCAACGGGCGACGTGAGGAGAAGGCAGAGAAGCCGCGGTTCATGTTCAATATTGCAGACGGTGGCTTCACAG AGCTCCACACGCTGTGGCAGAATGAGGAACGGGCAGCTATTTCCTCGGGGAAACTCAATGAGATCTGGCACCGAAGACATGACTATTGGCTTCTGGCTGGGATTGTCCT CCATGGCTACGCACGGTGGCAGGACATCCAGAATGATGCTCAGTTTGCCATTATCAACGAGCCATTTAAAACTGAAGCCAATAAGGGGAACTTTCTGGAGATGAAAAATAAGTTCCTGGCCCGGAGATTCAag CTCCTGGAGCAGGCGCTGGTGATTGAGGAGCAGCTGCGGCGGGCGGCCTACCTGAACCTCTCGCAGGAGCCGGCGCACCCCGCCATGGCCCTCCACGCCCGCTTCGCCGAGGCCGAGTGCCTGGCCGAGAGCCACCAGCACCTCTCCAAGGAGTCGCTGGCGGGGAACAAGCCGGCCAACGCCGTGCTGCACAAGG TTCTGAACCAGCTGGAGGAGTTGCTGAGCGACATGAAGGCGGACGTGACCCGCCTGCCAGCCACGCTGTCCCGAATACCCCCCATCGCAGCCCGCCTTCAGATGTCCGAGCGCAGCATCCTCAGCCGGCTGGCCAGCAAGGGCACGGAGCCTCACCCCACACCG GCCTTCCCCCCGGGTCCGTACGCTACACCTCCGGGGTACGGGGCGGCCTTCAGCGCCGCACCCGTAGGGGCCCTGGCCGCCGCAGGCGCCAATTACAGCCAGATGCCTGCAGGGTCCTTCATCACAG CCGCCACCAACGGCCCTCCAGTGCTggtgaagaaggagaaggaaatggTGGGGGCATTGGTGTCAGACGGGCTGGATCGGAAGGAGCCCCGAGCCGGGGAGGTGATCTGTATAGACGACTGA